A stretch of Vibrio sp. B1FLJ16 DNA encodes these proteins:
- a CDS encoding murein L,D-transpeptidase catalytic domain family protein has product MKKSLLLLIWTFFSVFTFASETSSDVKNQVEEEKYIQLQILHSLSQEHVVEAYLEAKLEGVIDFKLFNDAYHAYEKTTKRKKSILTIIDYSKPSTEKRFYVVDLDKKKLIYKTYVSHGVNSGKKQATKFSNVVNSRKTSLGTFLTDTTYYGSNGYSLRLDGLSSGINDKARERYIVVHGAKYANPSFIEKNGYLGRSWGCPALPENLTRDIIDTIKGGSVIYASA; this is encoded by the coding sequence ATGAAAAAGTCATTATTATTGTTAATATGGACCTTTTTTTCCGTATTCACTTTCGCGTCTGAAACAAGTTCAGATGTTAAAAATCAAGTTGAAGAAGAGAAATACATTCAACTGCAAATATTACACAGTCTTTCTCAAGAACATGTTGTAGAAGCGTATCTTGAAGCCAAATTAGAAGGCGTTATTGATTTTAAGCTTTTTAATGACGCTTACCATGCGTACGAAAAGACAACAAAGCGCAAAAAATCAATTCTTACGATCATTGATTACAGCAAACCGTCCACTGAAAAACGATTTTATGTCGTTGACTTAGATAAGAAAAAACTTATCTATAAGACCTACGTATCTCACGGGGTTAACAGTGGCAAGAAGCAAGCAACAAAGTTCTCGAACGTTGTGAATTCACGTAAAACATCATTAGGTACGTTTTTGACTGACACTACTTATTATGGCTCTAACGGGTATTCTCTGCGCCTAGACGGGCTGAGTTCCGGAATAAACGACAAAGCTCGCGAACGTTACATTGTTGTGCACGGTGCCAAATACGCTAACCCATCTTTCATTGAAAAGAACGGTTACTTAGGGCGCAGTTGGGGTTGTCCTGCTCTTCCTGAAAACCTAACACGCGATATCATTGATACGATCAAAGGCGGCAGCGTCATTTACGCTAGCGCTTAA
- a CDS encoding DUF4136 domain-containing protein produces MWKGFIIGFITLLITACGTVTTDVDKQADFSSYRTFDFGELGDTPASIDTRRIEQGIAVQLEGQGLSKVESGGDIYVHHDIVTSSEFVSSGSTLSFGYGWNSFGVISSGPDRYRERKYGNLVVQLVDAKANQVVWKGVSSRKLTESMDTESRENLIAEEIAKMFENYPYGEQ; encoded by the coding sequence ATGTGGAAAGGATTCATAATCGGTTTTATTACCTTGCTGATAACAGCTTGTGGCACAGTAACGACTGATGTCGATAAACAGGCCGATTTTTCATCATATAGGACGTTTGATTTTGGAGAGCTGGGAGATACACCTGCGAGTATTGATACACGACGTATAGAACAGGGCATTGCTGTTCAACTTGAGGGACAAGGGCTGAGTAAAGTAGAAAGTGGTGGGGATATTTATGTTCACCATGATATTGTTACAAGCTCTGAGTTTGTTTCTTCTGGTTCAACCCTTAGTTTTGGGTACGGATGGAATAGCTTTGGTGTGATTAGTTCTGGTCCTGATCGGTACAGAGAGAGAAAATACGGTAATTTGGTTGTCCAGCTGGTGGATGCTAAAGCGAATCAAGTGGTGTGGAAAGGAGTGTCCAGTCGTAAGCTAACGGAATCCATGGACACTGAAAGCAGAGAAAATTTAATTGCAGAAGAAATTGCGAAAATGTTTGAAAACTATCCCTACGGGGAACAATAG
- a CDS encoding TRAP transporter substrate-binding protein, whose amino-acid sequence MNILQKSLTSAISLALLSTSAFAADFNFKFQSSDPSGDKNFQVQKEWTERVEKMSGGRIEIDLLPVGAVVKHTETLGAIKMGIIDGHITATGYFTGQDPAFGLIGNMVGAWSDTRQLLQYINYGGGYELMTELYAPYGVKYIGGSTTGVESFVSKVPLNGVADLKGLKLRAPEGLVQQVFAAAGATPVNLPGSEVFTGLSKGVIDAADYTVFSTNHQAGMNDVATHPVQPGFHSLPTIDISMSQKKWDKLPADLQEIMTVSVRDFAEDITTQLRIADEKAVKEAEANPNITIHNWPEEERKKFRQIAMGEWEKYAELSPNAKKVYDSITTYLKDSGLL is encoded by the coding sequence ATGAACATCTTACAAAAATCCCTTACCTCCGCTATCTCGCTAGCTTTGTTGTCAACTTCAGCGTTCGCTGCTGACTTTAACTTTAAGTTTCAATCCAGTGACCCATCTGGTGACAAGAACTTTCAAGTTCAAAAAGAATGGACGGAACGCGTAGAAAAAATGTCTGGTGGCCGTATTGAAATCGACTTGCTACCAGTTGGTGCTGTGGTTAAACACACAGAGACCTTAGGTGCAATCAAAATGGGCATCATTGACGGTCACATCACAGCAACAGGTTACTTCACAGGTCAAGATCCAGCGTTTGGTCTGATCGGTAACATGGTTGGTGCATGGTCAGATACCCGTCAACTGCTTCAATACATCAACTACGGTGGTGGTTATGAATTGATGACTGAGCTTTATGCCCCTTACGGAGTTAAATACATTGGTGGTTCAACAACAGGTGTTGAATCTTTTGTATCTAAGGTACCGCTAAACGGTGTTGCTGACCTAAAAGGTCTTAAGTTGCGTGCTCCAGAAGGTCTGGTTCAACAAGTGTTTGCTGCGGCAGGTGCAACACCAGTCAACCTACCAGGTTCAGAAGTCTTTACTGGATTGAGCAAAGGCGTTATTGATGCAGCTGACTACACCGTTTTCTCTACCAACCATCAAGCTGGAATGAATGATGTTGCAACCCACCCTGTTCAACCGGGCTTCCACTCACTGCCAACCATCGATATTTCAATGAGTCAGAAAAAATGGGACAAACTACCCGCTGATCTTCAAGAAATCATGACGGTATCTGTTCGTGACTTCGCGGAAGATATTACGACTCAACTGCGCATCGCTGATGAGAAAGCGGTTAAAGAAGCAGAAGCAAACCCGAACATTACGATTCACAACTGGCCTGAAGAAGAGCGTAAAAAATTCCGTCAGATTGCGATGGGTGAATGGGAAAAATACGCTGAGCTCTCTCCTAATGCGAAAAAAGTTTACGATTCTATTACGACTTACCTAAAAGACTCAGGTCTTCTATAA
- a CDS encoding TRAP transporter small permease subunit, which translates to MKESDTNIVAEMPQNFLDKAITKISELFSLLFVATVIISFYEVASRYLFNSPTMWVHETASFIGGSLFVIGGAYALATDKHVRVVLLYDSVSQKTKRYLNIFHHLAGLLFSGLLIYAAWQTVENSWFAPWGGLRLETSGSAWNPPFPALLKGIILFTVCLMFIQFILHLVKEVKQLRGDDNE; encoded by the coding sequence ATGAAAGAATCAGACACAAATATCGTGGCTGAAATGCCTCAGAATTTTCTCGACAAAGCGATAACGAAAATCAGTGAGCTGTTTAGTTTATTATTTGTCGCCACCGTCATCATTTCTTTTTATGAAGTAGCAAGTCGTTATTTATTTAACTCACCAACAATGTGGGTTCATGAAACTGCCTCTTTCATTGGTGGTTCACTTTTTGTCATTGGTGGTGCTTACGCTCTGGCAACCGACAAGCATGTACGCGTTGTATTGCTCTACGATTCTGTCTCGCAAAAAACGAAACGCTACTTAAATATTTTTCACCACTTAGCGGGACTGCTGTTTAGCGGGCTTCTAATTTACGCCGCATGGCAAACCGTTGAGAACTCATGGTTTGCTCCATGGGGAGGATTAAGACTGGAAACTTCTGGTTCAGCATGGAATCCACCGTTTCCAGCCCTTCTTAAAGGCATCATTCTATTTACCGTTTGCTTAATGTTCATTCAATTCATATTGCATTTAGTTAAAGAAGTTAAACAACTAAGGGGCGACGACAATGAGTAA
- a CDS encoding TRAP transporter large permease subunit, with the protein MLALMIGLLLTGMQLAFVTGLVALVFTLGWFGVDALPLITSRIFSFVSGYVFLAVPMFVLMAALLDRSGIARDLFDAMKSVGRKVRGGVAVQTLLVAVVLASMSGVIGGETVLLGILALPQMLRLGYDRKLAIGTTCAGGALGTMLPPSIVLIIYGLSASVSIGDLFKASFVPALILAMFYMAYVLIRCKLNPALAPLPSEEDLAKDAQEHPSYFKALFFPLLSVATVLGSIYTGVASVTEASALGVVGIAISAAIRKELNWTMIKESSIATMRTCGMIMWIGIGASALVGVYNLMGGIDFVEETILALSGGNAMSTLLIMMVILFVLGMFLDWVGVALLTMPIFVPIITGLGMDPIWFGVVFCLNMQVAFLSPPFGPAAFYLKSVAPKDISLGEIFTALLPFIALQVSVLALVIVFPELALWWR; encoded by the coding sequence ATGCTTGCTTTGATGATTGGCCTTTTGTTAACTGGCATGCAATTAGCCTTCGTTACTGGCCTCGTCGCGCTGGTATTTACGTTAGGCTGGTTTGGCGTCGACGCACTACCGCTTATCACAAGTCGTATTTTCAGCTTCGTAAGCGGGTATGTGTTCCTGGCAGTACCAATGTTTGTCCTTATGGCAGCGTTACTCGATCGTTCAGGGATAGCCCGAGACTTGTTCGATGCAATGAAAAGCGTTGGCCGTAAAGTTCGTGGCGGTGTTGCCGTTCAGACATTACTTGTTGCTGTAGTCCTTGCATCCATGTCGGGCGTTATTGGCGGCGAAACCGTGCTACTCGGTATTCTTGCCCTGCCACAGATGTTAAGACTGGGCTATGACCGTAAACTGGCGATCGGTACAACATGTGCTGGCGGAGCACTAGGTACGATGCTGCCACCAAGTATCGTACTCATTATTTATGGTTTGTCAGCATCAGTATCCATTGGCGACTTGTTTAAAGCGTCATTCGTACCAGCATTGATTCTGGCTATGTTCTACATGGCTTACGTATTGATTCGCTGTAAGCTGAATCCAGCCCTTGCTCCACTGCCTTCAGAAGAAGATCTGGCGAAAGATGCACAAGAACACCCAAGTTACTTTAAAGCACTGTTCTTCCCTCTGCTATCGGTTGCTACGGTTTTAGGCAGTATTTACACCGGTGTTGCATCGGTCACTGAAGCCTCTGCTTTGGGTGTGGTTGGTATTGCTATCAGCGCAGCCATCCGTAAAGAGCTCAACTGGACCATGATTAAAGAGTCCTCCATCGCAACCATGCGTACATGCGGCATGATCATGTGGATCGGTATCGGTGCCTCAGCTCTGGTTGGTGTTTACAACCTGATGGGCGGTATCGACTTTGTTGAGGAAACCATACTCGCACTGAGTGGCGGTAATGCAATGTCTACTCTACTTATCATGATGGTCATTCTTTTTGTTTTAGGAATGTTCTTAGATTGGGTCGGTGTAGCACTCCTTACCATGCCTATTTTCGTTCCGATTATTACCGGGCTTGGAATGGATCCAATCTGGTTTGGTGTGGTGTTCTGTCTAAACATGCAAGTAGCATTTTTGTCACCACCGTTTGGCCCGGCAGCATTTTATCTAAAATCCGTTGCACCTAAAGACATAAGCCTTGGTGAAATCTTCACTGCACTACTTCCGTTTATAGCACTTCAAGTGAGTGTTCTGGCTCTTGTGATTGTGTTCCCAGAGCTTGCACTTTGGTGGCGATAA
- a CDS encoding gluconokinase, with product MNKKYVVMGVSGCGKSSIGDSLAKSLNIPFFDGDDYHPVENVEKMRNGIPLTDEDRKEWLLTLNALIQEQENLVLACSALKPEYRDALRKGCDDLTFCYLKGDFDTIWSRLKAREDHYFQGSAMLESQFKTLIEPTEQEAIYIDIDQSPDKVVSDILSKVR from the coding sequence ATGAATAAAAAATACGTTGTTATGGGTGTTTCTGGGTGTGGTAAGTCGTCGATCGGAGACTCATTAGCTAAATCTCTAAACATTCCTTTTTTTGATGGTGATGATTACCATCCGGTAGAAAACGTCGAAAAAATGAGGAATGGAATTCCTCTTACCGACGAAGACAGAAAAGAGTGGTTGTTAACGCTAAATGCCCTAATCCAAGAGCAAGAAAACTTAGTTCTGGCCTGTTCCGCGCTCAAACCCGAGTACAGAGATGCGTTAAGAAAGGGCTGCGATGATCTAACATTCTGCTATTTGAAAGGAGATTTTGATACGATCTGGTCACGACTTAAGGCAAGAGAAGATCATTACTTTCAGGGTTCAGCAATGTTAGAAAGTCAGTTTAAAACCCTTATAGAGCCTACTGAACAAGAAGCAATATACATCGATATCGACCAGTCCCCGGACAAAGTGGTAAGCGATATTCTGTCAAAAGTCAGATAA
- a CDS encoding DUF2804 domain-containing protein, whose amino-acid sequence MIRNPLESFIQADGMPTFGHLEAIPRYLELENFQYRNEMDKPVTKIRKYFDFKQFQFVSLVTPDYLVGIAIADIRYLATGFCYLFDIKNNELIEQQWLKPFNVGYQTEPSSWSSVANLADNAIQFSIQEGVWHVHFVTDSVNAVLRLKPEPDSEPLMLCTPTGYSGWTYTQKHNGLAVTGNLFILGQEQDLNHVSAGYDFSAGYMRRETSWRWASINHISDKQCLGLNLAVGVNETGYCENVAWINGERHLMAPVQFHFSRSNPEDQWRITSHDGSIDLTFTPLNCRSEKKNFWLLKTNFRQYIGYFSGSVTDRHGKKHELNDVVGLTEDHYAKW is encoded by the coding sequence ATGATCAGAAATCCACTGGAGTCATTTATTCAGGCTGATGGAATGCCGACTTTTGGTCATCTAGAGGCGATTCCGCGATATTTAGAGCTTGAAAACTTCCAATATAGAAATGAAATGGATAAACCAGTAACGAAGATACGCAAGTATTTCGATTTTAAGCAGTTCCAGTTTGTTTCTTTAGTGACCCCTGACTATCTTGTCGGTATTGCGATTGCGGACATTCGTTATTTAGCGACTGGATTTTGTTATTTGTTTGATATTAAGAACAACGAACTCATTGAGCAACAATGGCTCAAGCCTTTCAACGTCGGCTATCAGACGGAGCCTTCGAGCTGGTCAAGCGTGGCTAATCTTGCAGACAACGCCATTCAGTTCTCTATTCAAGAAGGGGTTTGGCATGTTCACTTTGTCACAGACTCTGTAAATGCGGTTTTGCGTTTAAAACCAGAGCCTGATAGTGAGCCGCTAATGTTGTGCACTCCTACAGGCTATTCAGGCTGGACTTATACGCAGAAACATAATGGGTTAGCTGTGACGGGAAATCTGTTTATTTTGGGACAGGAGCAAGACTTAAATCATGTCTCAGCTGGTTATGATTTTTCCGCAGGTTATATGCGAAGAGAAACCAGTTGGCGATGGGCAAGTATTAATCATATTAGTGATAAGCAATGCTTGGGATTGAACCTTGCTGTTGGGGTGAACGAAACCGGTTATTGTGAAAATGTGGCGTGGATAAATGGAGAGCGTCATTTGATGGCTCCTGTACAGTTTCATTTCTCACGTAGTAATCCTGAAGATCAGTGGAGGATTACCTCCCATGACGGGAGCATTGATCTGACTTTTACTCCTTTAAACTGCCGCTCAGAGAAGAAGAATTTTTGGCTTCTCAAAACCAACTTCCGCCAATATATCGGTTATTTTAGTGGTTCTGTTACTGACAGGCATGGCAAAAAACATGAGTTGAATGATGTTGTGGGACTGACAGAAGACCATTATGCAAAATGGTAA
- a CDS encoding EAL domain-containing protein, which yields MVISFLLISRYFFLYSLDELENMEIDHANKQALAVVDMMVTQQEEASYDWAYWDETHDLFIEHDIKGYTERNLYVETLDSLSLDLMSFLTLDGKEFLSLTRENSPEISAQLSGKLATHPLIQQYLISMSNLPDSHKTSLSGLLRIDNTIWGLSLTPVRNSDSSSISNGWMLWGRNLSVRFPGDYSTVLSTQNSLDLLDSTKHNLARNIEKTSNTIVTASKLNDLSGTPIAWLTTEMKREYFKKGSALFIYLFASVGLAAAIIAIVTFIIFRIKVATRFAHFAEDIHQIASEYQLDGVQSVTKDELELATKLVRKLSESTSLTQLQLKDSIENFGALYNSTSLGMIFVIEREIVDANLRAMEILRYQKSDFINRPLESLCSPEEDESKLEGMLIELENGRTQFEAQILDGKGEIIDCQLEAALIQCKGQSAIMLLLQDIRETKQQAQMIQKLTEFDPISGFCNRPVILASLENLVKTRPNRFSFIYICSKQLKQVTEVYGHYVFDEALQHVSKLLREHLGTNQIGRISEHEFIVLIPETSKHQELIEATNRLLNQLSYKAVFSDITVSLDTKAVMMDTKITHQPVEHLLLAARHSAQSIRGRKIREVFVTDEELSAQAEMLMVINRDLESAIQREEIIPYFQPIVDAKTEEVIGFEALARWNHPSLGMVSPAVFIPMAEQGKLIIELGESILKQSCAFIGSLNKVRQAKGLPQFSVHINLSARHFYHSKLISYLKNVIEEHQVSAGNLVLEITESMLMGGEAESINCINEIKRLGVQLALDDFGTGYSSFSSICNFPLDIVKLDKSYIDEIEHNDRAKTLVRNIASMSNELGLTIVAEGVETASQVRKLKVWNIKDLQGFYFYKPMPMHEVLETFSGYRVA from the coding sequence ATGGTGATAAGTTTCCTGCTCATAAGCCGGTATTTTTTTCTGTACAGCTTAGACGAGCTAGAAAATATGGAAATAGACCATGCCAACAAGCAGGCACTAGCCGTGGTTGATATGATGGTGACTCAACAAGAAGAGGCGTCTTACGACTGGGCTTATTGGGATGAAACCCATGACCTTTTTATCGAGCATGATATAAAGGGCTACACCGAGCGAAACCTTTATGTTGAGACCCTCGACTCCCTAAGCCTGGACTTAATGTCTTTTCTGACGCTTGATGGGAAAGAATTCTTGTCCCTGACTCGTGAAAACTCCCCTGAAATCTCTGCTCAGTTATCTGGTAAATTGGCCACTCACCCTCTCATTCAGCAATATCTGATATCAATGAGTAATCTCCCCGATTCCCATAAAACATCACTTTCCGGGCTGCTGAGAATAGATAACACCATTTGGGGACTTAGCCTGACGCCAGTCAGAAACAGTGATAGCAGCAGTATTTCGAACGGGTGGATGCTTTGGGGAAGAAACCTCTCCGTCCGTTTTCCGGGCGACTACAGTACTGTGCTTTCAACACAAAACTCACTCGATCTATTAGACTCAACGAAGCATAACCTCGCCCGAAACATAGAAAAAACTTCGAACACAATTGTAACCGCTTCCAAGTTAAATGATCTGAGTGGAACACCGATTGCGTGGCTGACAACAGAGATGAAACGCGAATATTTTAAGAAAGGGAGTGCGCTTTTCATCTACTTATTTGCTTCGGTAGGCTTAGCCGCAGCGATTATTGCAATAGTTACTTTTATCATCTTTAGAATTAAAGTCGCGACACGATTTGCACATTTTGCAGAAGACATTCATCAAATAGCCTCGGAATATCAACTGGATGGTGTGCAGTCCGTAACTAAAGATGAGCTTGAACTAGCAACAAAGTTAGTCCGAAAGCTATCTGAAAGTACCTCATTAACACAATTGCAGTTAAAAGATTCAATAGAGAATTTTGGCGCGCTATACAATAGCACCTCTCTTGGAATGATCTTCGTTATCGAACGTGAAATTGTCGATGCTAACCTACGTGCAATGGAGATACTCAGATACCAAAAATCTGATTTCATTAACCGCCCTCTTGAATCACTCTGCTCGCCTGAAGAAGACGAGTCAAAACTGGAAGGGATGTTGATTGAACTTGAAAATGGCAGAACGCAATTCGAAGCTCAAATACTCGACGGTAAAGGAGAGATCATTGATTGCCAGTTAGAAGCAGCTCTGATTCAGTGTAAAGGGCAAAGTGCGATAATGTTGTTACTTCAAGATATACGTGAGACCAAACAGCAAGCTCAAATGATTCAGAAACTAACCGAGTTCGACCCCATCTCTGGTTTTTGTAACCGCCCAGTGATCCTCGCTTCCCTTGAGAACCTTGTCAAAACGCGACCTAACCGCTTTTCGTTTATTTACATCTGCAGTAAGCAATTGAAACAAGTGACGGAAGTATACGGGCACTACGTCTTTGATGAAGCGCTTCAACACGTTTCAAAATTACTCAGGGAACACCTTGGTACTAATCAGATAGGCCGTATCAGCGAACATGAATTTATCGTCCTAATTCCAGAGACCTCAAAGCACCAAGAATTGATTGAAGCCACTAACCGCCTTCTCAACCAGCTATCTTATAAGGCCGTATTTTCAGACATTACGGTGTCATTAGATACAAAAGCGGTGATGATGGACACCAAAATCACTCACCAGCCTGTAGAGCACCTGCTTCTTGCCGCTCGTCATTCTGCGCAATCTATTCGGGGGCGAAAAATTCGTGAAGTATTCGTTACGGACGAAGAACTCTCAGCGCAAGCAGAAATGTTGATGGTCATTAACCGTGACTTAGAATCTGCTATTCAACGAGAAGAAATCATCCCGTATTTTCAGCCGATTGTTGACGCAAAGACTGAGGAAGTTATTGGCTTTGAAGCACTTGCGCGCTGGAACCACCCCTCTCTCGGTATGGTATCACCTGCTGTTTTTATACCTATGGCTGAGCAAGGAAAACTGATTATTGAGCTTGGAGAGTCCATCCTCAAACAATCGTGTGCATTTATCGGTTCACTTAACAAAGTGCGACAAGCTAAAGGATTACCTCAATTTTCTGTTCACATTAACTTGAGTGCGCGTCATTTCTACCACTCAAAATTAATCAGCTATCTAAAAAATGTAATTGAAGAGCATCAGGTGTCTGCGGGTAACCTTGTTCTGGAGATTACCGAAAGTATGCTAATGGGTGGAGAAGCTGAGTCAATTAACTGTATTAATGAGATTAAACGTTTAGGCGTGCAGCTCGCACTGGATGACTTTGGTACTGGTTACTCATCATTTAGTAGTATCTGTAACTTCCCTCTCGACATCGTAAAACTCGATAAATCCTATATCGACGAAATTGAACACAATGATCGAGCAAAAACATTGGTGCGCAACATTGCCAGTATGTCTAATGAACTGGGGTTAACTATCGTTGCTGAAGGTGTCGAGACAGCCAGCCAGGTGCGTAAACTTAAAGTCTGGAACATCAAAGATCTACAAGGATTCTATTTCTACAAGCCGATGCCAATGCATGAAGTACTAGAGACCTTCTCAGGCTATCGGGTCGCTTAG
- a CDS encoding nodulation protein NfeD — MKRIRLCLLSLIIFASQALANTVWVVPVKGAIGPATSDYLVREIEQAQSEDVSLVILKMDTPGGLDSAMRDIIHAITTSSTPIATWVGPSGSRAASAGTYILLASHVAAMAEATNLGAATPVALGGGAPKAPTSGDEQDSKSEDKPKDQNENSDKVPAKTAMEKKVINDAKAYIKGLAKLHGRNAEWAETAVSEAASLDAAEALELNVIDYIANSPEDLVKAINGKAVKINNQSVTLSLDNPVWVERVPDWRAEMLAVITNPNVAYILILIGIYGLLLEFYNPGIGLPGVLGGICLLLAMYALQMMPVNYAGLGLLLLGIALMIAEAFSPSFGVLGLGGVVAFVLGSIFLMDSDLPGFQVALPLIIGLSIFSVALIVLTVGMLVKIRRRKVVTGLETYPGKSAVVSDDFIGGEGRVQMDGAFWQAKTEAETIDNQGLKQGDHVTVVDVKGLTLTVKASDHPFNSDRPEK, encoded by the coding sequence ATGAAACGAATACGGCTATGCCTCTTATCACTCATCATATTTGCCAGTCAGGCGCTGGCAAATACAGTATGGGTTGTGCCAGTCAAAGGCGCTATAGGCCCCGCCACCAGCGATTACCTCGTGCGAGAAATCGAACAAGCTCAAAGTGAAGACGTCAGTTTAGTCATCTTGAAGATGGACACGCCAGGCGGCCTAGATAGTGCAATGCGCGATATCATTCACGCAATAACGACTTCCTCAACACCTATCGCAACCTGGGTCGGTCCATCAGGCTCCAGAGCAGCCAGCGCTGGTACTTATATTCTCCTTGCCAGTCATGTCGCAGCGATGGCAGAAGCCACGAACCTGGGTGCCGCGACCCCTGTAGCATTAGGTGGCGGCGCACCAAAAGCCCCAACTTCAGGTGACGAACAAGATTCAAAATCGGAAGACAAACCAAAAGATCAAAACGAGAACTCCGACAAAGTGCCCGCTAAAACAGCGATGGAGAAGAAAGTCATTAATGATGCAAAAGCCTATATTAAAGGCTTGGCGAAGTTGCACGGCAGGAATGCTGAATGGGCAGAAACAGCTGTAAGCGAAGCCGCCAGCTTAGACGCCGCCGAAGCACTGGAACTTAACGTCATTGATTACATTGCTAACTCACCAGAAGATCTGGTTAAGGCCATTAACGGAAAAGCCGTTAAGATAAACAATCAATCCGTGACATTGTCACTAGACAATCCTGTCTGGGTAGAGAGAGTGCCAGATTGGCGGGCAGAAATGTTAGCCGTTATTACCAATCCGAATGTGGCCTATATTCTGATCCTCATCGGTATTTATGGTCTGCTTTTAGAGTTCTATAACCCCGGGATTGGTTTGCCGGGTGTTTTAGGCGGCATTTGCTTATTGCTGGCTATGTACGCCCTGCAGATGATGCCCGTCAATTATGCCGGTTTAGGACTATTACTACTGGGTATCGCATTAATGATTGCAGAGGCATTTAGCCCGAGTTTTGGCGTGTTAGGCTTAGGTGGTGTGGTTGCGTTTGTTTTGGGCTCAATATTCCTGATGGACAGCGACTTGCCGGGATTTCAGGTAGCACTGCCTCTCATTATTGGCCTTTCAATTTTCTCTGTCGCCCTGATCGTCCTGACGGTTGGTATGTTAGTAAAAATTCGCCGCAGAAAAGTGGTTACCGGCTTAGAAACGTATCCAGGTAAATCTGCCGTAGTCAGTGATGACTTTATTGGCGGTGAAGGACGCGTGCAAATGGACGGCGCATTTTGGCAAGCCAAAACAGAAGCCGAAACCATAGATAATCAAGGACTAAAACAAGGTGATCACGTTACCGTTGTGGATGTTAAAGGACTAACCTTAACCGTAAAGGCCAGTGACCATCCCTTTAACAGTGACCGCCCTGAGAAATAG
- a CDS encoding slipin family protein, protein MRTRRGVLLGSLSRSQRTRPDHLNPLYPTMVRVDLRTIVLDVPTQDLITKDNVSVQVNAVVYFRVVDPQMAINNIESYSEATSQLSQTTLRSVLGQHELDELLSERERLNKDLQSILDQQTDDWGIKIATVEVKHVDLNESMVRALARQAEAERNRRAKVIHAAGELEASKKLKEAAKMLNEAPNALQLRYMQTLTEITTDKTSTIVFPMPMNLVETVQDIAKAVNQNTEENEQKS, encoded by the coding sequence ATACGAACGAGGCGTGGTGTACTTCTTGGGTCGCTTTCAAGAAGTCAAAGGACCAGGCCTGATCATCTTAATCCCCTTTATCCAACAATGGTGCGTGTAGACTTACGTACCATTGTATTGGATGTGCCCACTCAAGATCTGATCACCAAGGACAACGTATCTGTGCAAGTAAACGCGGTGGTTTATTTCAGAGTTGTGGATCCACAGATGGCGATTAATAATATTGAGAGTTACAGCGAAGCGACCAGTCAATTATCTCAGACCACGCTGCGTTCCGTATTAGGCCAGCATGAGCTGGATGAACTGCTCTCTGAACGTGAACGACTTAACAAAGATTTGCAGTCGATTCTCGATCAACAGACCGATGACTGGGGCATCAAGATTGCTACTGTAGAAGTGAAGCACGTTGACCTGAATGAAAGTATGGTCCGAGCACTTGCTCGACAAGCCGAAGCAGAACGTAATCGTCGTGCAAAAGTCATTCATGCTGCCGGTGAATTAGAGGCCTCTAAAAAGCTAAAAGAGGCGGCGAAAATGCTAAACGAAGCCCCAAATGCCTTGCAATTACGCTATATGCAGACACTAACCGAAATCACGACCGATAAGACATCGACCATTGTTTTTCCAATGCCGATGAATTTAGTCGAGACCGTGCAGGATATCGCAAAGGCGGTTAACCAGAACACAGAAGAAAATGAACAGAAATCATAG